In Methanofastidiosum sp., the DNA window CTAAGAAAAATCCTGTAAAGAATCTTACCAACAATAATGCAAAAAAAGATTCTACGAAGAATGCCACGATGAAACTTGTAACCCCTCCCAGTGCGGCAGAGATGGCAAATACATTTTTTGTTTTAAATACATCTGGCAAGTTAAGAACTGCATAAGTTAGAGCCCCTACAATAAATCCTATTGTAACTATTATGCTCAATAAACTTTTTTCAGAATTTGTAAGACTGAAATACTCTGTTAATTCTGGTATTACTGCATTTGCACTAAACCACAGAGAAAATGATAGAATTGCAGATACCGATAAGATGATTAGAATTTTCCAGCGTAATTCTAAACGGAACATAGATTAATAAATATTTAAGGAAATATAAAGGTTGCTTTCTGAAATTTTATGTATTGAATGCGATAAAGATATTACCAAATCAATGACAAATACCAATTTCCTGATCTTTTCTTTATGGAAGAGCAAGATATCGATGAGATTGATAAGGCCAATAAAAGTGAAGCTTAATTTAGAAATCAATAAGAAAAAACTCAAAAGTCCCGGCGGCCGGATTTGAACCAGCGATCCGTGGATCTACAGTCCACTGCCCTAACCAGACTAGGCCACGCCGGGCTACATGAAGTTAAATGAACTTATTTTAAAGCTTTTCGGTGTTCACTAATAATAAGCGTCATAGAATTTTTTGATTTCTTTTTGCGAAGGTATTCTAATCTCATCCCAGATGCTTATGATGTCTTCTAGATATGCAAATTTACTTTGCGAGGAAAAAATATTGTGGAGGAAATTCTTTCTTTCTTTTATATCAATCTTGACAAATTCCAAATAATCATGGGGGGAATAATAATTAAGAGGGTTGAATCTCTCCCCAAAATTCTTCATACTATGAACTTCACTGAGCTCTTTAGGTGATGGAACTAGGTAGCCGTAAACTGGATCTTCTACCCAGTTTTTAATAAGTCCATGTGCAGAGAGTTTAAGGAGTGTTTTTGAGTCTGAAACAGTAATTTTTTCTCCACCAATAGATTTGCCCTCTAGATCAAACTCACCAACAAAACCGGTATTGATGATTAAAAAGTTTATTTTCCCATTATGCCCAAGTCCCATGTCCAAGAATACTTTCTTTTTCAGAACTGCCTGATCGGCTTGCTCTCTTGCCATAAAGTCAGTTGCAGAATAAGATCTTACCCTAGTTCCGGGAACCTTACCTGAAATAGCAGAGGTAATTATGCTCTCACAAGCACTGTCAAATGCAACTGCCATAAGTGGGTCAGTCACCTTAATTATGGGATTAAATATATCATATCTCTTAAAGCTCAAAACGAAATTTCTGAGGTACTTGTCCTTTTTGCCCCAAGAAGAGTTCAAATCACTGAAGAGAAAAATGAATCTGCCATTAGTTGTTCCACTCTTTTCATAGCTCTTGGTAAGTAATGAGCCTACTTCGCCAGTTGCCTCGGGGATTTCTACATTGTAACCATTTATGCTTTTCTTAACGTATTCGACACCTTCGCAGTCAATGTTCATTGCCAAAACAATATGTTTTCTGTCTTTAGATTTCATCAAACCCGGATACTCTGGGCTTTTCTCAGACAGCCCTTCTGATTTTGCAAAGCTTGCAGCTTCAAGGCCAACTAGTTTTACGTCAACTATTTTTCCATCTTTAGAAATAACTTTACCTAGAATAGCATCATCCTGTTCAAGATTGGGCCCAACGGTCAGTGTAGTTTTCCCCGTACCGCTAAGTCCTATTATAACAGAGCTTTCAGAAAGTCCCGCATGGAAGGAGATCATCTCATCAGATTCTCCCCTGTTCCAGACCATAGTTAAATTGGGTTTTTTGAAGGCGCCACCAAAATAATCGATTCCAAGGTTCAAAACACATCTAATATCGTTTTTCATCTCAGTAAAATCATAAAGTGAAAGTGGCTCGTTCTCATTGTATTCTGGCCAGACTTTCTTTATACGATTAACATATTCTTCTGGAAGTTTTTCAGGAACTATGAAGTTGTAGCAGCTTGGTTTTATCCCGTCTTTTGGAGGGAACACCATCATCTTTCCCATCCATGAGATGTAAGCACTTTGTGGATTTTCTACGCTTACAACTGACCTTATACCCACTTCATATCCATTTTCTCCCTGTATACCATCTGCAACAATAAGCTTAGGTTTCGCTCTAAGATAGTCCATGACTATGCTAAAAATAGCTTTTCCTGTAACAATATCAAATCCTTTTTGGCCTACTCCAAGCTTATACCCTTTTGGCACCATGTAATGGACTTGATCTGGCCTCCTCCCTTTTTGTGTAGAAGCAAAAAGGTACTGCCCGTCCTTTGTAATGACATAATATGGTTTTAGATAATTAATATAAAATTCATCAGAAGGATTTAAAAAAATCCTATCTTCTGGAATGGTAAGATCCTCAGAAACATTAAAGCCACTCATAAAAAACACTCTATATGCTAGTTGCTATATTCTCTTCAAATATATGTAAAAATTCTGTTAACTTTTCAATTGGTACATAGGCCCCACATGCTGGGGGGTGGCCTCCTCCTTTGCCACCTACAGATTCTGCACTCTTCTTTATCTCTTTTCCTAAATTTAAGCCTTTAAGTACCAACAATCTTGAGCAGCGTGCAGAGATTTTATAAACATTTGGGTCATTCGGCAACGTTGTATAAGCAACTATAGGTAAAAAGGGGTCAGTATCTCTATTTCCAAGAACTAAACTTGCCACGGTACCTACTATTGTATCATTTATGCCGCTTCCATCAAAGTACTGAAACTTCCCTTTCATGACCACCCCTCTGCTCTCAACAAGGCTCATGCTTCGTGCAATATTCTTTCTGTGCTTTCTAAGTAGTCCTAACAGTATATCGTAGTATATTCCTCTGTTACCCTTGCAGACATAAAATCCTACTTCAGGTCTGCCATTTTTACCGCAAGCATTAAGACAAGTTGCAAACTCTGAAGCATCTCTCAAAGGGCTTCTATCCTCTTCTTGGATAAGTGAGTAAGATTCTCCCATAATCATCTGTGGGATAAAAGAAACATATTCTTGAGGGACTGCCGTTATTGTCTTTCTTATTATTTCTGTTGCAAGCTTTCTCTTCTCATCACATGTCATGTCTGACACAGTTCTCCAGTCACCTTCATAACAAGGGATTTCCAAGCTATTTAGAAGTGCCATTGCATTCGAATCGCTTCCCGTAACGCCCGGTATTGGGGGGTCTGAGAAATACTGAAGTGATTTGTAGATAGGCCTTGTTGACCGGCCGTACAAAAGTAAATCTTCTTCGGCTTTGACCAAACCTACCTCTATGCTATCTAAGAGGATGTCCCGATTTAATCCTTTTAGCCCGCCCCAGGAGCCCTGCATATCCCCAACTGCTCCGACTATTGCAATTGAAGATAGATCTTTGTTGTTACTGTCAAGTTCTAAAGACAAAAGATATGCTAGTCCTGAACCGCTGACCTCCTCCGATCCGCTATACCCAAATCTGTTTGGATTAACTTCTAGAAAAGGAGTTTCGGGGTACTCCCCCTGGTGGTGGTCTAGGATAATTATATCCTTGTCTTTATGTTCTGACATTAAATAATCTATCTGACCGCTTCCCATATCAAGGAATATGGTGAGATCTGCTAAATGGGAAGCAGGAATACCATCAAGAGAGGTAAAATGAACATCGTGATTAATGTTGAGCCTGTCCAATGCAAGGGACAGAATTGATGCAGCGGAAATTCCGTCGGCATCGATATGAGAAATAATCTTGACTTTAGAACCCTTGGATTCAAGAATTTTATCCTTTGCCTTTAATAATAGTTCAGCGAATCCAGAATCCATATCCATATTTGAAGCGTGTCATATATATAGGTTTTGTTTTGGGTATCCAATTTCGTCTATCGATAATCTTATTTCAAAGCTTTAACATAATTAAAAATACCCTCGGAAAGGGCGCTGTTTTTAATAACATCATCAATCTCCTCAATTCTTGCATTCTTTAGATTTTCAATAGATCCAAATCTTTCAAGTAGCCTGGATTTTCTTTTAGGTCCAAGACCTTTTATATCATCTAGGGGGGAGTGAATGCTTGCTTTTCTTTTCATGTTTCTTAGATTCTTTATCGCAAATCTATGGGCCTCATCCCTAATCCTCATTAGAAGGTTCTTAGAGTCAGCATCCATATCTGGATTTAGCCCATCCTCAAGATAAAGATCCTCTTCCTGCTTTGCAAGGGCAACAGTTGGTATTTCAAGGCCGAGAGATTCGAGTGCATCAAGGGCCGTGTTCAAATGACCCTTTCCACCGTCAATCAATA includes these proteins:
- a CDS encoding phosphoenolpyruvate carboxykinase (ATP); amino-acid sequence: MSGFNVSEDLTIPEDRIFLNPSDEFYINYLKPYYVITKDGQYLFASTQKGRRPDQVHYMVPKGYKLGVGQKGFDIVTGKAIFSIVMDYLRAKPKLIVADGIQGENGYEVGIRSVVSVENPQSAYISWMGKMMVFPPKDGIKPSCYNFIVPEKLPEEYVNRIKKVWPEYNENEPLSLYDFTEMKNDIRCVLNLGIDYFGGAFKKPNLTMVWNRGESDEMISFHAGLSESSVIIGLSGTGKTTLTVGPNLEQDDAILGKVISKDGKIVDVKLVGLEAASFAKSEGLSEKSPEYPGLMKSKDRKHIVLAMNIDCEGVEYVKKSINGYNVEIPEATGEVGSLLTKSYEKSGTTNGRFIFLFSDLNSSWGKKDKYLRNFVLSFKRYDIFNPIIKVTDPLMAVAFDSACESIITSAISGKVPGTRVRSYSATDFMAREQADQAVLKKKVFLDMGLGHNGKINFLIINTGFVGEFDLEGKSIGGEKITVSDSKTLLKLSAHGLIKNWVEDPVYGYLVPSPKELSEVHSMKNFGERFNPLNYYSPHDYLEFVKIDIKERKNFLHNIFSSQSKFAYLEDIISIWDEIRIPSQKEIKKFYDAYY
- a CDS encoding DHH family phosphoesterase, translating into MDSGFAELLLKAKDKILESKGSKVKIISHIDADGISAASILSLALDRLNINHDVHFTSLDGIPASHLADLTIFLDMGSGQIDYLMSEHKDKDIIILDHHQGEYPETPFLEVNPNRFGYSGSEEVSGSGLAYLLSLELDSNNKDLSSIAIVGAVGDMQGSWGGLKGLNRDILLDSIEVGLVKAEEDLLLYGRSTRPIYKSLQYFSDPPIPGVTGSDSNAMALLNSLEIPCYEGDWRTVSDMTCDEKRKLATEIIRKTITAVPQEYVSFIPQMIMGESYSLIQEEDRSPLRDASEFATCLNACGKNGRPEVGFYVCKGNRGIYYDILLGLLRKHRKNIARSMSLVESRGVVMKGKFQYFDGSGINDTIVGTVASLVLGNRDTDPFLPIVAYTTLPNDPNVYKISARCSRLLVLKGLNLGKEIKKSAESVGGKGGGHPPACGAYVPIEKLTEFLHIFEENIATSI